A DNA window from Clupea harengus unplaced genomic scaffold, Ch_v2.0.2, whole genome shotgun sequence contains the following coding sequences:
- the LOC122129168 gene encoding DNA mismatch repair protein Msh6-like, protein MAKQSSLFNFFTKSPPAVGKSKPNPSPVEADLPSSVQNTSPKEEAKQAAKSHKKAAAKPKTKSTKTGINKLFGNKTPSNVVKESQPRPFSAGALVWTKLEGHPWWPCMVVPQPSSGQQMRGKGRHQRLHVHFFDEPPTRGWVSTKFVREYQGSNSTDAKSGGLFFSGKPVIRRAMEMADDAMPKSTEERLKMPLCTDLSDEEDDDEMEVDKSTLSDEAESEEESEEEEEEVNPGRRSSRVAAEKGHKSKRRRIVVASDSGDSDEEFKPNKANASSDEDEDEEGVGSGVDEAEEEEEEEEEESEPETDPESPVKPVKRKRPAEKPAKAKPMTPAPSEPPKRNLSAASSVSANTKSRLSAFSAPDAFDSQTGSAGGVDGSVTVWDHEKLDWLQEGRRKDRRRRRQSEEEYDPTTLHVPDDFLNRCTPGMRRWWELKSGMFDAVIFYKVGKFYELYHMDAVIGVNEMGLTFMKGVWAHSGFPEIGFGRFSDVLVQKGYKVARVEQTETPDMMEVRCKSMARPTKFDRVVRREVCRVITRGTQTYSVLDGDPSESHSKYLLSVKERAGEGEGGAAGLSHTYGVCFVDTSMGRFHVGQFRDDRHCSRLRTLVAHYAPAQVLFEKGNPSAETRKVLKASLSSAIQEGLSAGSQFWDAQKTLKTLAEEDYFKESAEKSDDGSGGATLPLTLKSMTSESDSLCLTPKEGYELALSALGGCISYLKKCLVDQELLSMANFEEYVPVDVEMEKSEGPGSSFFAKTRQKMVLDGVTLANLEILQNGSTGGLEGSLLERLDTCRTPFGKRLLKQWLCAPLCNPSSILDRQDAVEDLMAIPAQVSEVTELFKKLPDLERLLSKIHSMGTPLKAQDHPDSRAVMYEEVVYSKRKIADFLAALEGFRAMQEIVSVLSAVTEGFRSKLLRQVVVLKTTEDGEGEGLFPDLSPELKRWDTAFDHQKARNTGVITPKAGFDPEFDQALAEIKDCERHLQEYLDRQKKRLGCRTLSYWGTGKNRFQMEVPDSVSERNVPEEYEVRSTKKGWKRYATREIERWFSEMQGWEEKRDAALRDCMRRLFYNFDKNYRDWQTAVECMSVLDVLLSLSRYSQAGDGPMVRPEVLLPGGHQDSPPFLDLRGSRHPCVTKTFFGDDFIPNDISIGCPGAEEDEGEGEGRGGGKETATCVLVTGPNMGGKSTLMRQCGLIVILAQLGCHVPAESLRFTPVDRVFTRLGASDRIMSGESTFFVELSETASILLHGTRHSLVLLDELGRGTATYDGTAIASAVVKELAERICCRTLFSTHYHSLVEEHAKDPSVRLGHMACMVENECEDPSQETITFLYKFVGGACPKSYGFNAARLASLPEAVIQSGHRKAKEFEKSTVTLRLFRKLCAFAEDPSAGLEQFAPLVEMMASL, encoded by the exons ATGGCGAAACAGAGCTCACTTTTCAACTTTTTTACGAAGTCACCGCCTGCCGTTGGTAAAAGTAAGCCAAATCCATCACCTGTCGAGGCTGACCTGCCGTCCTCGGTGCAGAACACATCTCCCAAAGAAGAGGCCAAACAAGCCGCTAAATCCCATAAAAAGGCGGCGGCAAAGCCCAAGACAAAATCCACTAAAACAGGCATAAATAAGTTGTTCGGGAACAAAACCCCTTCAAATGTTGTTAAAGAAAG TCAGCCGCGCCCATTCAGTGCTGGTGCTCTGGTGTGGACGAAGCTGGAAGGGCACCCCTGGTGGCCATGCATGGTGGTGCCCCAGCCTTCGAGCGGCCAACAGATGCGGGGCAAAGGGCGACACCAGCGCCTCCATGTCCACTTCTTTGACGAGCCCCCGACTCGAGGCTGGGTCAGCACCAAGTTTGTAAGAGAATATCAAG GTTCAAACAGCACCGATGCCAAATCGGGAGGCCTGTTCTTCAGTGGGAAGCCTGTGATTCGCCGGGCTATGGAGATGGCAGACGACGCCATGCCCAAAAGTACAGAGGAGAGACTGAAGATGCCACTGTGCACCGATCTGTCTGATGAGGAAGACGACGATGAGATGGAG GTGGACAAGTCCACTCTGAGTGACGAGGCCGAGTCTGAGGAAGagtctgaggaagaggaagaggaggtgaacCCTGGCCGCCGCTCGTCCCGGGTGGCCGCTGAGAAGGGTCACAAGTCCAAACGGCGGCGCATCGTGGTGGCCTCAGACAGCGGCGACTCCGACGAGGAGTTCAAGCCCAATAAGGCCAACGCTAGCAGCGACGAAGACGAGGACGAGGAAGGCGTAGGCAGCGGGGTGgacgaggcagaggaggaggaggaagaggaggaggaggagagcgagccCGAGACGGACCCCGAGAGCCCCGTCAAACCCGTGAAGCGCAAGCGTCCCGCCGAGAAGCCCGCCAAGGCCAAGCCCATGACTCCGGCCCCCTCAGAGCCGCCCAAGAGAAACCTCTCCGCTGCGTCTTCTGTGTCGGCGAACACCAAGTCCAGACTCTCTGCCTTCTCGGCACCGGACGCCTTCGACAGCCAGACCGGCAGCGCCGGGGGAGTGGACGGCAGCGTGACCGTGTGGGACCACGAGAAACTGGACTGGCTGCAGGAAGGCAGGAGGAAGGACCGCCGGCGGAGGCGCCAGTCCGAGGAGGAGTACGACCCCACCACGCTGCACGTGCCCGACGACTTCCTGAACCGCTGCACGCCGGGCATGCGCCGCTGGTGGGAGCTCAAGTCGGGGATGTTCGACGCCGTCATCTTCTACAAGGTGGGCAAGTTCTACGAGCTCTACCACATGGACGCGGTGATCGGCGTCAACGAGATGGGCCTCACCTTCATGAAGGGCGTCTGGGCGCACTCGGGCTTCCCCGAGATCGGCTTCGGGCGCTTCTCGGACGTGCTGGTGCAGAAGGGCTACAAGGTGGCGCGCGTGGAGCAGACGGAGACGCCCGACATGATGGAGGTGCGCTGCAAGAGCATGGCGCGGCCCACCAAGTTCGACCGCGTGGTCCGGCGCGAGGTGTGCCGCGTGATCACGCGCGGCACGCAGACCTACAGCGTGCTGGACGGAGACCCGTCGGAGAGCCACAGCAAGTACCTGCTGAGCGTGAAGGAGCGGGCGGGCGAGGGGGAGGGCGGGGCCGCGGGCCTCTCTCACACCTACGGCGTGTGCTTCGTGGACACCTCCATGGGGCGCTTCCACGTGGGACAGTTCCGGGACGACCGGCACTGCTCGCGCCTGCGCACGCTGGTGGCCCACTACGCCCCGGCGCAGGTGCTCTTCGAGAAGGGGAACCCGTCGGCCGAGACGCGCAAGGTCCTCAAGGCCTCGCTCTCGTCGGCCATCCAGGAGGGGCTCAGCGCCGGCTCGCAGTTCTGGGACGCCCAGAAGACGCTTAAAACCCTGGCGGAGGAGGACTACTTCAAGGAGAGCGCAGAGAAGAGCGACGACGGCTCGGGAGGTGCGACGCTCCCTCTTACACTGAAAAGCATGACCTCTGAGAGCGATTCGTTGTGCCTTACGCCTAAAGAGGGGTACGAGCTCGCCCTCTCGGCCCTCGGAGGGTGCATCTCTTATCTGAAGAAGTGTCTGGTGGACCAAGAGCTGCTCTCCATGGCCAACTTTGAGGAGTACGTTCCAGTGGACGTGGAGATGGAGAAGTCGGAGGGACCAGGGTCCAGCTTTTTTGCCAAGACCCGCCAGAAGATGGTCCTGGACGGGGTGACCTTGGCCAACCTGGAGATTCTCCAGAACGGATCCACCGGCGGTCTGGAAGGAAGTCTGCTGGAGCGCCTGGATACGTGTCGCACGCCTTTCGGCAAGAGGCTCCTGAAACAGTGGCTCTGCGCTCCCCTGTGCAACCCCTCCTCCATCCTGGACCGCCAGGACGCCGTGGAAGATCTCATGGCCATTCCAGCCCAGGTGTCGGAGGTGACGGAGCTCTTCAAGAAGCTTCCCGACCTGGAAAGACTCCTGAGCAAGATCCACAGCATGGGCACTCCTCTGAAGGCACAAGACCACCCAGACAGCCGCGCCGTCATGTACGAGGAGGTTGTCTACAGCAAGCGCAAGATCGCCGACTTCCTGGCCGCGCTGGAAGGGTTCAGGGCCATGCAGGAGATCGTGTCCGTCCTGTCGGCCGTGACCGAGGGATTCCGCTCCAAGCTTCTCCGGCAGGTGGTGGTTCTGAAGACGACGGAGGACGGCGAGGGCGAGGGACTCTTCCCAGACCTCTCCCCGGAGCTCAAGCGCTGGGACACGGCCTTCGATCACCAGAAGGCTCGCAACACCGGGGTCATAACCCCCAAGGCCGGCTTCGACCCGGAGTTCGACCAGGCCCTGGCGGAGATCAAAGACTGCGAGAGGCACCTGCAGGAGTACCTGGACCGCCAGAAGAAGAGGCTCGGCTGCAGGACCCTGTCCTACTGGGGGACCGGCAAGAACCGCTTCCAGATGGAGGTCCCAGACAGCGTGTCCGAGCGGAACGTTCCGGAGGAGTACGAGGTGAGGTCCACCAAGAAGGGCTGGAAGCGCTACGCCACCAGGGAGATCGAGCGCTGGTTCTCGGAGATGCAGGGCTGGGAGGAGAAGCGGGACGCGGCCCTCAGGGACTGCATGAGGAGGCTCTTCTACAACTTCGACAAGAACTACAGAGACTGGCAGACAGCAGTggagtgcatgtctgtgcttg ATGTGCTGCTGAGCTTGTCGCGGTACAGCCAGGCAGGAGATGGACCCATGGTCCGTCCGGAGGTGCTGCTCCCGGGGGGCCACCAGGACTCGCCCCCTTTCCTGGACCTGCGGGGGTCCCGGCACCCCTGCGTCACCAAGACCTTCTTCGGGGACGACTTCATCCCCAACGACATCTCCATCGGCTGCCCAGGAGCGGAGGAGgacgagggcgagggcgagggccGGGGCGGGGGGAAGGAGACGGCCACCTGTGTGCTGGTCACCGGGCCCAACATGGGGGGGAAGTCCACCCTCATGAGACAG tGTGGGCTGATTGTGATCCTGGCTCAGCTAGGCTGCCACGTCCCTGCGGAGTCCCTGCGCTTCACCCCCGTGGACCGAGTCTTCACCCGCCTGGGCGCCTCCGACCGCATCATGTCCG gggaGAGCACCTTCTTCGTGGAGCTGAGTGAGACGGCCAGCATCCTCCTGCACGGCACCAGACACTCTCTCGTGCTCCTCGATGAgctgg gcagagGCACAGCTACATATGATGGCACAGCGATCGCCAGTGCTGTGGTGAAAGAGCTGGCCGAGCGAATCTGCTGCCGTACCCTCTTCTCCACTCACTACCACTCCCTGGTGGAGGAGCACGCCAAGGACCCCTCCGTCAGACTCGGACACATG GCGTGCATGGTGGAGAACGAGTGTGAGGACCCCAGCCAGGAGACCATCACCTTCCTCTACAAGTTCGTCGGCGGTGCCTGCCCCAAGAGCTACGGCTTCAACGCCGCCCGGCTGGCCAGCCTCCCCGAGGCGGTCATCCAGTCCGGCCACCGGAAGGCCAAGGAGTTCGAGAAGAGCACCGTCACCCTCCGGCTCTTCAG GAAGCTGTGTGCGTTTGCTGAGGATCCCTCTGCTGGTCTGGAGCAGTTCGCCCCCCTTGTTGAGATGATGGCCAGTCTGTGA